A stretch of Leucobacter aridicollis DNA encodes these proteins:
- a CDS encoding SCO6880 family protein, translating to MSTQQNTSSAEFGLRAVQFSRLTRRGILLGLSLPQLIVLATGVLSIVGALYAGGGMLLAWTAPIWLLCAALAWTPVGGRKLIEWVPVTFQWVARTQARQTVFRRRVVKPRPAGTLALPGDAASLREWEDPETGAAMIHDPHAQTLTAIVGVSHPAFVLLDPGEQERRVATWGRVLATTCRSGRIARLQVCERTLPDGGSGLVEWWQRHGRDDGSWTSTVYRELIDRAGPAGERHATTISLALDLRAAARQVRTNGGGITGAAAVLRQEMTTLVTALRAAELTITGWLTPPQVAVILRSAYDPATAAILERDTDIGRTLATAGPVAVTESWDQLRSDSAFHAVLWVSEWPRSQVYPGFLAPVLLSSGIQRAFSLVCTPIRSDQAARDIRKKKTELISDAAQRQKMGQIEDASQTAEYGDVLQQEADLTAGHGVLRYTGLISVSAPSPEELDTAVAAIEQAAIQASCETRRLVGQQAQAFTVAALPLCRTV from the coding sequence ATGTCGACTCAGCAGAACACGAGTAGTGCGGAGTTCGGGTTGCGGGCGGTGCAGTTCTCCCGGCTCACCCGACGCGGCATCCTCCTCGGCCTCTCCCTCCCGCAACTCATCGTCCTCGCCACAGGGGTGCTCTCCATCGTCGGTGCCCTCTACGCGGGAGGTGGGATGCTGCTGGCCTGGACCGCACCCATCTGGTTGCTCTGTGCAGCGCTCGCCTGGACCCCGGTCGGGGGTCGGAAGCTCATCGAGTGGGTGCCCGTCACTTTCCAGTGGGTTGCCCGCACGCAGGCACGGCAGACGGTGTTCCGGCGGCGGGTCGTGAAGCCGCGGCCTGCGGGCACGCTCGCTCTTCCTGGTGATGCGGCGTCGTTGCGGGAGTGGGAGGACCCGGAGACGGGGGCGGCGATGATCCACGACCCCCATGCCCAGACCCTCACCGCGATCGTCGGCGTCTCGCATCCCGCGTTCGTGCTCCTCGACCCCGGCGAGCAGGAACGCCGCGTCGCCACCTGGGGGCGTGTGCTCGCCACGACCTGCCGGTCCGGGAGGATCGCCCGCCTGCAAGTGTGCGAACGCACCCTCCCCGATGGAGGTTCCGGACTGGTCGAGTGGTGGCAGCGCCACGGCCGTGACGACGGGTCCTGGACTTCCACCGTGTACCGGGAACTCATCGACCGTGCAGGTCCCGCCGGGGAACGCCACGCCACCACCATCAGTCTCGCCCTCGACCTCAGAGCCGCCGCCCGGCAGGTCCGCACCAACGGCGGTGGCATCACGGGTGCCGCCGCCGTTCTGCGGCAGGAGATGACGACGCTGGTGACGGCGTTGCGGGCGGCGGAGCTCACGATCACCGGGTGGCTCACCCCTCCACAGGTCGCGGTGATCCTCCGATCCGCTTATGATCCAGCGACCGCCGCGATCCTCGAACGGGACACCGACATCGGGCGCACGCTTGCGACCGCGGGGCCGGTCGCGGTCACCGAGTCCTGGGATCAGCTGCGGTCGGATTCCGCGTTCCATGCGGTGCTGTGGGTGTCGGAGTGGCCGAGGTCGCAGGTGTATCCGGGGTTCCTCGCCCCGGTGTTGTTGTCGTCGGGGATTCAACGGGCGTTCTCGCTGGTGTGTACGCCGATCCGGTCGGATCAGGCGGCACGTGACATCAGGAAGAAGAAGACCGAGCTGATCTCGGATGCTGCGCAGCGGCAGAAGATGGGGCAGATCGAGGACGCCTCCCAGACCGCCGAATACGGTGACGTGCTCCAACAAGAAGCCGACCTCACCGCCGGTCACGGCGTCCTCCGCTACACCGGCCTCATCTCCGTCTCCGCCCCGTCCCCGGAAGAACTCGACACTGCCGTCGCTGCGATCGAGCAGGCCGCGATCCAAGCCTCCTGCGAGACCCGGCGTCTCGTCGGGCAGCAAGCGCAAGCCTTCACCGTCGCAGCGTTGCCGCTGTGCCGCACCGTCTGA
- a CDS encoding conjugal transfer protein TrbL, with product MSVCDVPVISAVCDTVGQGAATLIAAPFDWLAQAMGGAAAWLFEAVWAVFDTTTLVDVTDEGYVGVYNILFGVAVFVVLIFFCLQLITGLIHRDPTALTRAALGAAKSILGSFVAIGLTGLLLEITDQLAVGIVQATGNTMESIGDRITLLAAGFAGINIAAPGVGAIVTIFLAGLAISAAAIVWFSLLIRKALLLVAIVFAPIALAGFSWDATKGWFGKWATFVIALILSKLVLVVIFLVAITQVSAPIELDLASISDPIAGVVLMFIAAFAPYMTYKFVTFIGFDMYHSMSAEQEAKSALNRPVPVPSAPKTDGAKKVLDAAGDKGGGAAPSGGGTPPATTATPAAGGGAVAGGGSGAAAGAGAGGAGGGAGAAGAGAGGAAAGPAAAVVVGAQVVGAAATAGPKLGGKVGGAAEGHAAGAGETVQPAPPPPAPSHTPTAPPARPAPAPSSKPSAGKE from the coding sequence AGGCGATGGGCGGGGCGGCGGCGTGGCTGTTCGAGGCGGTCTGGGCGGTGTTCGACACCACCACCCTCGTCGACGTCACCGACGAAGGCTATGTCGGGGTCTACAATATTCTGTTCGGGGTTGCGGTGTTCGTGGTGCTGATCTTCTTCTGCCTGCAACTGATCACCGGACTCATCCACCGCGACCCGACCGCCCTGACCCGCGCCGCCCTCGGGGCCGCGAAGAGTATCCTCGGCTCGTTCGTCGCCATCGGACTCACCGGGCTGTTGTTGGAGATCACTGATCAACTCGCGGTCGGGATCGTGCAGGCGACGGGGAACACGATGGAATCCATCGGCGACCGGATCACCCTACTCGCGGCGGGGTTCGCGGGGATCAACATCGCCGCTCCCGGTGTCGGGGCGATCGTCACGATCTTTCTCGCGGGCCTTGCCATCAGCGCGGCTGCGATCGTGTGGTTCTCCCTCCTGATCCGCAAAGCCCTGCTGCTGGTCGCGATCGTGTTCGCCCCGATTGCTCTCGCTGGGTTCTCGTGGGATGCGACCAAGGGCTGGTTCGGGAAGTGGGCGACGTTCGTAATCGCGCTGATCCTGTCGAAGCTCGTGCTGGTGGTGATCTTCCTCGTCGCGATCACCCAAGTGTCCGCTCCGATTGAGCTGGATCTCGCGTCGATCAGTGATCCCATCGCCGGGGTCGTACTGATGTTCATTGCCGCGTTCGCTCCGTACATGACGTACAAGTTCGTCACGTTCATCGGCTTCGATATGTATCACTCGATGAGCGCGGAACAAGAAGCTAAGTCCGCGCTCAACCGTCCCGTCCCTGTGCCGTCAGCACCGAAGACCGACGGGGCGAAGAAGGTACTCGATGCCGCCGGCGATAAGGGCGGCGGCGCGGCACCGTCCGGTGGAGGCACCCCGCCCGCAACGACTGCGACGCCCGCTGCAGGAGGGGGCGCCGTGGCAGGTGGTGGTTCTGGTGCCGCGGCTGGTGCGGGTGCCGGGGGCGCGGGCGGCGGTGCTGGCGCAGCCGGTGCCGGAGCTGGCGGGGCTGCTGCTGGGCCTGCGGCAGCGGTCGTTGTCGGAGCTCAGGTGGTCGGTGCGGCAGCGACTGCGGGGCCGAAGCTCGGCGGCAAGGTCGGCGGTGCCGCGGAAGGTCACGCGGCGGGGGCCGGTGAGACCGTGCAACCCGCACCACCACCGCCTGCACCGAGTCACACGCCGACCGCGCCACCGGCACGCCCGGCACCTGCGCCGTCATCGAAGCCGTCTGCTGGGAAGGAATGA